A genomic segment from Desulfuromonas thiophila encodes:
- the modC gene encoding molybdenum ABC transporter ATP-binding protein, whose amino-acid sequence MKLQLEVEKRQGAFSLQLACCLNQPRSGLFGPSGSGKSSLLQLLAGLHRPDHGHICLNDRVLFDSAAGIDLSPQQRRIGLVFQQGLLFPHLSARRNLLYGYHRTPPQRRQLEVRQLVDLLQLGPLLDRSVRQLSGGERQRLALGRSLLACPDLLLLDEPLSGLDDTLKYQILPYLQQLFGRIGVPVLLTSHVLGEMRLLTDEVVELRQGRLHSQGPVDALARRQLGSHPDGYLNLLSLERLDSHRGLYRYRWGRHHFSLLAGSAAPAALFGLSSKDITLFKRHPEASSARNLLAGRVERLFEVDNRVGVELDCDGQRLIAQVVNDAVAELHLRPGQQLTAAIKASAFRRLHDLIAATDDTNWPA is encoded by the coding sequence ATGAAACTGCAGCTGGAAGTGGAAAAGCGTCAGGGTGCCTTCAGCCTGCAACTGGCCTGCTGCCTCAATCAGCCCCGCAGCGGACTGTTCGGCCCGTCTGGCAGCGGCAAATCCAGCCTGCTTCAGCTGCTGGCCGGCCTGCACCGACCCGACCACGGCCACATCTGCCTCAACGACCGGGTACTGTTTGACAGCGCCGCCGGCATCGATCTAAGCCCGCAGCAACGCCGCATCGGCCTGGTATTCCAGCAGGGGTTGCTGTTTCCGCATCTGAGTGCGCGCCGCAATCTGCTCTACGGTTACCACCGCACGCCACCCCAACGGCGCCAGCTTGAAGTCCGCCAGCTCGTCGATCTGCTACAACTCGGCCCACTGCTCGATCGCAGTGTCCGCCAGCTCTCCGGCGGCGAGCGCCAACGGCTGGCCCTGGGCCGCAGCCTGCTGGCCTGCCCGGATCTGCTGCTGCTGGATGAACCCCTCAGCGGCCTCGACGATACCCTCAAATATCAGATTCTGCCCTATCTGCAGCAGCTGTTCGGCCGCATCGGCGTACCGGTTCTGCTCACCAGCCACGTCCTCGGCGAAATGCGCCTGCTGACCGACGAGGTGGTCGAATTGCGCCAGGGCCGGCTGCACAGCCAGGGACCGGTCGATGCCCTGGCCCGCCGCCAGCTCGGCAGCCATCCTGACGGTTATCTCAATCTGCTGTCCCTCGAACGCCTGGACAGCCACAGGGGGCTGTACCGTTACCGTTGGGGGCGCCATCACTTCTCGCTGCTGGCCGGCAGCGCGGCGCCAGCGGCGCTGTTCGGATTGTCATCAAAGGACATCACCCTGTTCAAACGTCACCCCGAAGCCAGCAGCGCCCGCAACCTGCTGGCCGGACGCGTCGAACGTCTGTTTGAGGTCGACAACCGGGTTGGCGTCGAACTCGACTGCGACGGCCAGCGCCTGATTGCCCAGGTGGTCAACGATGCCGTCGCTGAATTGCACCTGCGCCCGGGCCAGCAACTGACTGCCGCCATCAAGGCCTCGGCCTTTCGCCGGCTCCATGATCTGATCGCTGCCACAGACGACACCAACTGGCCGGCGTAA
- the modB gene encoding molybdate ABC transporter permease subunit, translating into MSLLAPTDIQAALLSLQVAMVATLLALPAGFVVAYLLTFSRLPGKPLIDALVSLPLVLPPVVVGYLLLLLLGHDSLIGRGLDRLGLQILFTPRAAVLASLVVGFPLLVRSVRLAMEAIDPLLLDAARTLGAGSADRLLTLILPLSGRGLLAGASLMFARSLGEFGATILVAGNIPGLTRTIPLAIYDYTSVPGGEAQAAGLCLLAALLALAVLLLNDFLLKQLQRRSRS; encoded by the coding sequence ATGAGCCTGCTGGCACCGACCGACATCCAGGCAGCCTTACTGTCGCTGCAAGTAGCGATGGTCGCCACCCTGCTGGCCCTACCCGCCGGCTTTGTGGTGGCTTACCTGCTGACCTTCAGCCGCCTGCCGGGCAAGCCGCTGATTGATGCCCTGGTCAGTCTGCCGCTGGTCCTGCCCCCCGTGGTCGTGGGTTACCTGCTATTGCTGCTGCTAGGGCACGACAGTCTGATCGGCCGCGGACTCGACCGGCTGGGTTTGCAGATTCTGTTCACCCCGCGCGCTGCCGTGCTGGCTTCGCTGGTGGTCGGCTTCCCTCTGCTGGTACGTTCAGTCCGGCTGGCGATGGAAGCCATTGACCCCCTGCTGCTCGATGCCGCCCGCACCCTCGGGGCGGGCAGCGCCGATCGGCTGCTAACCCTGATTCTGCCGCTATCCGGCCGGGGCTTACTGGCGGGTGCCAGCCTGATGTTCGCCCGCAGTCTCGGCGAGTTCGGCGCCACCATTCTGGTGGCCGGCAACATTCCCGGCCTGACCCGCACCATTCCGCTGGCCATCTACGATTACACCAGCGTCCCCGGCGGTGAAGCCCAGGCAGCCGGTCTGTGCCTGCTGGCGGCCCTGCTGGCACTCGCGGTACTGCTGCTCAATGATTTTCTACTCAAACAGTTGCAGCGACGGAGCCGGTCATGA
- the modA gene encoding molybdate ABC transporter substrate-binding protein produces the protein MPRLTALDSLYRFLLLFHVLCLALTGGPCPALAGNNLQLSAGVGMRSVLEELLRQYPVNNTAIRTNFASSGVLARQVLQGAPVDLFISANMDWMEQLRLHNRITEPVVLFAANSLVVVGRRDTPLRSLDELRSCRRIAIGNPRSVPAGQYAEQALRNAGLLTELQPRLLLTSDVRQALLYADRGEVDAALVYHSDACLARQARLLLRVPPQLHDPIRFPMALTSRGADNPAARQLLAFLTSPSARALLVQRGFIDPLSLPGSQP, from the coding sequence ATGCCCCGTCTTACCGCGTTAGACTCCCTGTACCGTTTCTTGCTGCTGTTCCATGTCCTCTGCCTGGCCCTGACCGGCGGCCCCTGCCCAGCCCTGGCCGGCAACAACCTGCAACTGTCCGCCGGCGTCGGCATGCGTTCCGTGCTGGAAGAACTGCTGCGCCAGTATCCGGTCAACAACACCGCTATTCGGACCAACTTTGCTTCTTCGGGCGTACTGGCACGTCAAGTCCTGCAGGGCGCGCCGGTCGATCTGTTCATCAGCGCCAACATGGACTGGATGGAGCAGTTACGGCTACACAACCGCATTACTGAACCGGTGGTACTGTTCGCCGCCAACAGCTTGGTGGTGGTCGGGCGCCGCGATACCCCGCTGCGCAGCCTGGACGAGCTGCGCAGCTGCCGCCGCATCGCCATCGGCAACCCCCGCAGTGTCCCCGCCGGCCAGTACGCCGAGCAGGCCCTGCGCAATGCGGGCCTACTGACCGAACTGCAGCCCCGCCTGCTGCTGACCAGTGATGTGCGACAGGCCCTGCTCTATGCCGATCGCGGCGAGGTGGATGCCGCCCTGGTCTATCACAGCGATGCCTGCCTGGCGCGCCAGGCCCGCCTGCTACTGAGGGTGCCACCCCAGCTGCATGACCCCATCCGCTTTCCCATGGCGTTGACCAGCCGTGGCGCTGACAACCCCGCAGCACGGCAGTTGCTGGCCTTTCTCACCAGCCCCAGCGCCCGTGCCCTGCTGGTGCAACGGGGCTTTATCGATCCGCTCAGCCTGCCGGGCAGTCAGCCATGA
- the dnaX gene encoding DNA polymerase III subunit gamma/tau, with amino-acid sequence MSYLVLARKWRPQTFADLVGQEHVGRTLSNAIACGRVHHAFLFTGARGVGKTSAARILAKALNCVDGPAAEPCNQCDICRDITTGNAVDVLEIDGASNNGVDNVRELRETLRYLPARCRYRIIIIDEVHMLSGSAFNALLKTLEEPPDHVKFIFATTEPHKIPITILSRCQRFDFRKIAAAKVAAQLRRIVDAEGIHISDRALALVTQRGEGSMRDSLSTLDQVVAFCGEQVEDADVTSLLGLVDRRLLFDTLEGCIGHQPALVLETIRRVDEAGYALRPYCQQLVELCRQLILCPLVDDPARTLQLTADELAELRTLAAGGAQEDWQRLLDLLLHCQNQLGHSSFPRVQLEMTLVRAATLPPARDVASLLQALERLQLQGATAAPVVTVPRQKSPAPVAATTAAAPVADSSPVPAAARSEAAEAVAGPAAVSAAVEQDVAVSVDEAVSVAGDWSAFVAFVQQKRPRIGAILAQVSALVDGPPVLQLVASAGSFVLQQLRDGETQEALQELGLAFYGQRIQVKVEAASGDVVLPPSLQEARRQEETDRERRLRQDALGHPLVQKAVEIFSGQVLAVKATDKGFV; translated from the coding sequence ATGTCTTATCTGGTTTTAGCACGCAAGTGGCGACCCCAGACCTTTGCCGATCTGGTTGGGCAGGAACATGTCGGCCGTACCCTGTCGAACGCCATCGCCTGTGGCCGTGTCCATCATGCCTTCCTGTTTACCGGCGCGCGCGGCGTGGGCAAGACGTCAGCGGCGCGCATTCTGGCCAAGGCGCTCAACTGTGTCGATGGCCCGGCGGCCGAACCCTGCAATCAGTGCGACATCTGCCGCGACATCACCACCGGCAACGCCGTCGACGTGCTCGAAATCGACGGCGCCTCCAACAACGGGGTCGACAATGTCCGCGAACTGCGCGAAACCCTGCGCTATCTGCCGGCCCGCTGTCGCTACCGCATCATCATCATCGACGAGGTGCACATGCTCTCCGGCAGTGCCTTCAACGCCCTGCTGAAAACCCTGGAAGAGCCGCCGGACCACGTCAAATTCATCTTTGCCACCACTGAACCGCACAAGATTCCCATTACCATTCTGTCGCGCTGCCAGCGCTTCGATTTTCGCAAGATTGCTGCAGCCAAGGTGGCCGCGCAACTGCGCCGAATTGTTGATGCCGAAGGGATTCACATCTCCGATCGTGCTCTGGCGCTGGTGACCCAGCGCGGCGAGGGCAGCATGCGGGACAGTCTGTCGACGCTGGATCAGGTGGTGGCTTTCTGCGGTGAGCAGGTGGAGGATGCCGATGTGACCAGCCTGCTTGGGCTGGTGGATCGCCGGCTGCTGTTTGATACCCTTGAAGGTTGTATCGGCCATCAGCCGGCACTGGTGCTGGAAACCATTCGCCGTGTCGATGAGGCTGGTTATGCCTTGCGCCCCTACTGTCAGCAGCTGGTTGAGCTGTGTCGGCAGCTCATTCTCTGTCCGCTGGTGGATGATCCGGCGCGGACACTGCAGCTGACAGCCGATGAGCTGGCCGAGTTGCGGACGCTGGCAGCTGGCGGGGCGCAGGAAGACTGGCAGCGGTTGCTCGATTTGCTGTTGCATTGCCAGAATCAGCTGGGGCACAGCAGCTTCCCGCGGGTGCAACTGGAAATGACGCTGGTGCGGGCCGCGACCCTGCCGCCGGCACGTGACGTGGCCAGTCTGTTACAGGCTCTGGAGCGCTTGCAGCTACAGGGTGCGACCGCTGCCCCGGTGGTTACGGTGCCGCGGCAGAAATCGCCAGCACCGGTTGCTGCCACAACAGCTGCGGCGCCGGTGGCTGACTCGTCGCCGGTGCCGGCCGCGGCGCGGTCCGAGGCGGCGGAGGCCGTAGCGGGGCCAGCGGCAGTGTCTGCCGCCGTTGAGCAGGATGTCGCCGTGTCGGTTGACGAGGCGGTGTCCGTGGCGGGAGACTGGAGCGCTTTTGTCGCCTTTGTTCAGCAGAAACGACCGCGGATTGGCGCCATTCTGGCGCAGGTGTCAGCGCTGGTTGACGGCCCGCCCGTGTTGCAGCTGGTGGCCTCTGCGGGCTCCTTTGTGCTGCAACAGCTCAGGGATGGTGAGACGCAGGAGGCTTTGCAGGAATTGGGGCTGGCGTTCTATGGCCAGAGGATTCAGGTAAAAGTTGAGGCTGCCAGTGGCGATGTTGTCCTGCCGCCATCCCTGCAGGAGGCGCGCCGTCAGGAGGAGACGGATCGCGAGCGACGCCTGCGGCAGGATGCCCTCGGTCATCCGCTGGTCCAGAAGGCGGTGGAGATTTTTTCCGGACAGGTTCTTGCGGTGAAGGCCACCGACAAGGGTTTTGTCTGA
- a CDS encoding YbaB/EbfC family nucleoid-associated protein, protein MAKGLGQMMKQAQQMQQKMARVQQELEQRELEASAGGGMVTARVNGKQQVLALTIDPSVVDPQDVEMLQDLVLVAINEAIRQSQQMVQEEMGKLTGGLSIPGLC, encoded by the coding sequence ATGGCAAAGGGATTGGGACAGATGATGAAGCAGGCGCAGCAGATGCAACAGAAGATGGCGCGCGTGCAACAGGAACTGGAACAGCGTGAGCTCGAAGCCAGCGCCGGTGGCGGCATGGTGACGGCGCGGGTCAACGGCAAGCAGCAGGTGCTGGCGCTGACCATTGATCCGTCTGTTGTTGATCCGCAGGATGTCGAAATGTTGCAGGATCTGGTGCTGGTGGCGATCAACGAGGCCATTCGCCAGAGTCAGCAGATGGTTCAGGAAGAGATGGGTAAGCTGACCGGTGGCCTGAGTATTCCCGGACTGTGCTGA
- the recR gene encoding recombination mediator RecR, producing MLDSVPCLTRLTAQLRRFPGIGEKTAQRLAFFVLKQPRAQVAQLAQALLDVKDKVVFCSRCFHVTEQDPCPFCRAPERDDGLLCVVEQSQDLLAIERGGGYRGRYHVLHGVLSPLDGVGPAELNIPQLVQRVEQGEVRELIVATNFTMEGEATALYLRRLLQRPGLRLTRLAHGVPTGGNLEYLDESTLSGAMARRYEL from the coding sequence ATGCTAGACTCCGTTCCCTGCCTGACCCGCTTGACAGCACAGCTACGGCGCTTTCCCGGCATCGGTGAAAAAACGGCCCAGCGGCTGGCTTTTTTTGTGCTGAAACAGCCACGGGCCCAGGTTGCCCAGCTGGCTCAGGCCCTGCTCGATGTGAAGGATAAGGTGGTGTTCTGTTCCCGCTGTTTTCACGTGACCGAGCAGGATCCCTGCCCGTTCTGCCGGGCGCCCGAGCGGGACGATGGCCTGCTGTGCGTGGTGGAACAGTCGCAGGATCTTCTGGCCATCGAGCGCGGCGGCGGGTATCGCGGCCGTTACCATGTGCTGCACGGTGTGCTTTCACCCCTTGACGGCGTTGGTCCGGCGGAACTGAATATCCCGCAACTGGTGCAGCGGGTAGAGCAGGGTGAGGTGCGGGAGCTGATCGTGGCGACCAATTTCACCATGGAAGGCGAAGCGACTGCGCTGTATCTGCGGCGTTTGCTGCAGCGGCCGGGACTGCGCCTGACCCGTCTGGCTCACGGTGTACCGACGGGCGGCAATCTGGAATATCTCGACGAAAGTACCCTCAGCGGGGCCATGGCACGCCGCTATGAACTCTGA
- the nifJ gene encoding pyruvate:ferredoxin (flavodoxin) oxidoreductase, which yields MSRKMVNIDGNTAAAHVAHATNEVVAIYPITPSSVMGEISDAKSAAGETNIWGTVPKVVEMQSEGGAAGAVHGALQAGALTTTFTASQGLLLMIPNMYKIAGELTSTVFHVSARAISAQALSIFGDHSDVMSCRACGWAMLCSNTVQEVMDFALLAQAATLRTRIPFLHYFDGFRTSHEVQKVEELTKQDMAALIDDDLVRAHKARALSPDHPVLRGTAQNPDVYFQGRETVTKFYESVPEVLQGEMDKLAKLVGRQYKLVDYVGAPDAEDVVVIMGSGADTVEELVEYQVAQGKKVGVLKVRLFLPFPLKAFAEAMPATVKNLTVLDRTKEPGSLGEPLYQLVRTAIGEALEAGLGNIKTYPKVVGGRYGLGSFEFSPAMAQAVFDNMQAAAPKNHFVVGIEDDVTGNSLPFDPAFSVPSDCYAAMFYGLGSDGTVGANKNSIKIIGETTDNKVQAYFVYDSKKAGSMTTSHLRFGKQAIKSPYLIDKADFVACHNFSFLEKYDILVNAKQGGTFLLNSPYGKDEVWANIPKEVQQQIVDKKLKFYVIDGVRLGEEIGLGARINVIMQTAFFKISNIIPLDTAVAEIKDAIVKSYGKAGEKVVNMNMQAVTCGLDGIEEVTPGPVGSDLRVHGAIEGEAPAFVKRTTATIIEGKGHTLPISAMPSDGTFPTGTAKYEKRNIAVNIPVWDKELCIQCGICSFVCPHAAIRMKAYDAALLDGAPATFKSTDANGKELAGMKFTLQVAPEDCTGCGACVHNCPAKSKEDESKKAINMTFQAPLRTSEAANWEFFLGLPDTDEDRFKRQTLKGSQFLPPTFEFSGACAGCGETPFVKLLSQLFGDRALIANATGCSSIYGGNLPTTPWTTRKDGLGPAWSNSLFEDNAEFGYGMRLSVDKFGEYAQELLAKAATHLCKAGSEYAGLIEEIQQADQSTQQGIEAQRARIAKLKAGLAQCPDNDSKQLLSVADYLVKKSVWIVGGDGWAYDIGYGGLDHVLASGENVNVLVLDTEVYSNTGGQASKATPLGAVAQFAAGGKRMGKKDLGMICMTYGNIYVAKVSMANPAQCVKAFLEAESYDGPSIIIAYSHCIAHGIDMTTAVDECKKAVNSGHWPLYRFDPRLTDQGKNPLQLDSKDPSISFADYAYGENRFRVLKKAQPEVAERLMNQASKETAARYDLYKKLAAMDPDCGTK from the coding sequence ATGTCGCGTAAGATGGTAAACATCGATGGCAACACCGCCGCGGCCCATGTCGCCCATGCGACCAACGAGGTTGTTGCGATCTACCCGATCACCCCGTCGTCAGTGATGGGCGAAATCTCCGACGCCAAAAGCGCCGCCGGCGAGACCAATATCTGGGGAACGGTTCCCAAGGTGGTCGAGATGCAGTCCGAAGGCGGCGCCGCCGGGGCCGTGCACGGTGCTCTGCAGGCAGGCGCCCTGACCACGACCTTTACGGCGTCGCAGGGTCTGCTGCTGATGATCCCGAACATGTACAAAATCGCCGGCGAGCTGACCTCGACGGTGTTCCACGTCTCGGCCCGTGCCATCTCGGCCCAGGCCCTGTCGATTTTCGGCGATCATTCCGACGTGATGTCCTGCCGCGCCTGTGGTTGGGCCATGCTGTGCTCCAACACGGTGCAGGAGGTCATGGATTTTGCCCTGCTGGCTCAGGCTGCTACCCTGCGCACCCGCATTCCGTTCCTGCACTACTTTGACGGCTTCCGCACCTCTCACGAAGTGCAGAAGGTTGAAGAACTGACCAAGCAAGACATGGCTGCCCTGATTGACGACGATCTGGTTCGTGCCCACAAAGCCCGCGCCCTGTCGCCGGATCATCCGGTGCTGCGTGGCACCGCCCAGAACCCCGACGTCTACTTCCAGGGCCGTGAGACCGTCACCAAGTTCTACGAGTCCGTGCCTGAAGTGCTCCAGGGCGAGATGGACAAGCTGGCCAAACTGGTCGGCCGCCAGTACAAGCTCGTCGACTACGTCGGCGCGCCCGACGCCGAAGATGTCGTCGTGATCATGGGCTCCGGTGCCGACACCGTTGAAGAGCTGGTCGAGTATCAGGTCGCCCAAGGCAAGAAGGTCGGTGTGCTCAAGGTCCGCCTGTTCCTGCCGTTCCCGCTCAAAGCCTTTGCCGAAGCCATGCCCGCCACCGTCAAGAACCTCACCGTTCTCGACCGCACCAAAGAGCCCGGCTCCCTGGGCGAGCCCCTGTACCAGCTGGTGCGCACCGCCATCGGCGAAGCCCTCGAAGCCGGTCTGGGCAACATCAAGACCTATCCCAAAGTGGTCGGCGGTCGTTACGGCCTCGGCTCCTTCGAATTCAGCCCCGCCATGGCTCAGGCCGTCTTCGACAACATGCAGGCCGCAGCGCCCAAGAACCACTTCGTCGTCGGTATTGAAGACGACGTTACCGGCAACAGCCTGCCCTTCGATCCGGCCTTCAGCGTGCCGTCCGACTGCTACGCCGCCATGTTCTACGGCCTCGGTTCCGACGGTACCGTCGGCGCCAACAAGAACTCCATCAAGATCATCGGCGAGACCACCGACAACAAGGTTCAGGCCTACTTCGTCTATGACTCGAAAAAAGCCGGCAGCATGACCACCAGCCACCTGCGTTTCGGCAAGCAGGCGATCAAGTCACCGTACCTGATTGACAAGGCCGACTTCGTGGCTTGCCACAATTTCTCCTTTTTGGAGAAATACGACATCCTCGTCAATGCCAAACAGGGCGGCACCTTCCTGCTCAACAGCCCCTACGGCAAGGATGAGGTGTGGGCGAATATCCCCAAAGAAGTCCAGCAGCAGATTGTGGACAAGAAGCTCAAGTTCTACGTCATCGACGGTGTTCGTCTGGGTGAGGAGATCGGCCTCGGTGCCCGCATCAACGTCATCATGCAGACCGCCTTCTTCAAGATCTCCAATATTATTCCACTTGATACCGCCGTGGCTGAAATCAAGGACGCCATCGTCAAGTCCTACGGCAAGGCCGGTGAGAAAGTGGTCAACATGAACATGCAGGCCGTCACCTGTGGTCTCGACGGCATCGAAGAAGTCACCCCGGGCCCCGTCGGCAGCGATCTGCGTGTCCACGGCGCCATTGAGGGCGAAGCTCCGGCCTTTGTCAAGCGCACCACGGCGACCATCATCGAAGGCAAGGGTCACACCCTGCCGATCTCGGCCATGCCCAGCGATGGCACCTTCCCGACCGGTACGGCCAAGTACGAAAAGCGCAACATTGCCGTCAATATCCCGGTATGGGACAAGGAGCTCTGTATCCAGTGTGGCATCTGCTCCTTTGTCTGCCCCCATGCCGCCATCCGCATGAAGGCCTACGATGCGGCCCTGCTTGACGGTGCTCCCGCGACCTTCAAGTCCACCGACGCCAACGGCAAAGAGCTGGCCGGCATGAAGTTCACCCTGCAGGTGGCTCCCGAGGACTGCACCGGCTGCGGTGCCTGCGTGCACAACTGCCCGGCCAAGAGCAAGGAAGACGAGAGCAAGAAAGCCATCAACATGACCTTCCAGGCCCCGCTGCGGACCAGCGAAGCCGCCAACTGGGAGTTCTTCCTGGGCCTGCCGGATACCGACGAGGATCGGTTCAAGCGTCAGACCCTCAAGGGCAGCCAGTTTTTGCCGCCGACCTTCGAGTTCTCCGGTGCCTGCGCCGGTTGCGGCGAGACGCCCTTCGTCAAGCTGCTGTCGCAGCTGTTTGGCGACCGTGCCCTGATCGCCAACGCCACCGGCTGCTCCTCCATCTACGGCGGCAACCTGCCCACCACCCCCTGGACCACCCGCAAGGACGGTCTGGGCCCGGCCTGGAGCAACTCGCTGTTCGAGGACAACGCCGAGTTCGGCTACGGTATGCGGTTGTCGGTGGACAAGTTCGGTGAGTATGCCCAGGAGCTGCTGGCCAAGGCCGCGACTCACCTGTGCAAGGCGGGATCGGAGTATGCCGGCCTGATTGAGGAGATTCAGCAGGCCGACCAGTCGACCCAGCAGGGCATCGAGGCCCAGCGCGCCCGTATCGCCAAACTCAAGGCGGGATTGGCGCAGTGCCCGGATAACGATTCCAAGCAGCTGCTGTCCGTGGCGGACTATCTGGTCAAGAAGTCGGTCTGGATTGTCGGTGGCGACGGCTGGGCTTATGACATTGGCTATGGTGGTCTCGACCACGTGCTTGCTTCCGGTGAGAATGTCAACGTGCTGGTTCTCGACACCGAGGTGTACTCCAATACCGGCGGTCAGGCCTCCAAGGCGACGCCGCTGGGCGCTGTGGCACAGTTTGCTGCCGGCGGCAAGCGTATGGGCAAGAAGGACCTGGGCATGATCTGCATGACCTATGGCAACATTTATGTCGCCAAGGTCTCCATGGCCAACCCGGCTCAATGCGTCAAGGCGTTCCTTGAAGCGGAATCCTATGATGGTCCGTCGATCATCATTGCTTACAGCCACTGCATTGCCCACGGTATCGATATGACCACCGCTGTTGATGAATGCAAGAAGGCGGTGAACTCGGGTCACTGGCCGCTGTACCGTTTCGACCCGCGTCTGACGGATCAGGGCAAGAATCCGCTGCAACTCGACAGCAAGGATCCGAGCATCAGCTTCGCCGATTATGCCTACGGTGAAAACCGTTTCCGTGTGTTGAAAAAAGCCCAGCCGGAAGTGGCCGAGCGCCTGATGAACCAGGCCAGCAAGGAAACGGCCGCCCGTTACGATCTGTACAAAAAACTGGCCGCGATGGATCCGGATTGCGGCACCAAGTAA
- a CDS encoding roadblock/LC7 domain-containing protein — translation MFGPQTTFVLYDEEAAKVSQILQHLLRAANAKAIFLVDKNGQMIASSGEVAGMDTTSLASLTAGNIATTGGLAKLIGEKEFSIQFHEGEKDSIHLSIVGGRVILVVIFDLRSSLGLVRLRVKRASAELARLFEDIGRKSEKRQGDEAGLNPFAEITDDDIDNLFR, via the coding sequence ATGTTCGGCCCTCAAACCACCTTTGTTCTCTACGATGAAGAGGCTGCCAAGGTCAGTCAGATTCTGCAGCATCTGCTCCGGGCAGCCAATGCCAAGGCGATCTTTCTGGTCGATAAAAACGGTCAGATGATTGCGTCAAGCGGTGAGGTTGCCGGCATGGACACCACCAGTCTGGCGTCGTTGACAGCTGGCAATATCGCTACCACCGGCGGACTTGCCAAGCTGATCGGAGAGAAGGAATTTTCTATCCAGTTCCATGAGGGTGAAAAAGACAGTATTCATCTGTCCATCGTTGGCGGGCGGGTGATTCTGGTGGTGATCTTTGATCTGCGCAGTTCGCTCGGGCTGGTGCGGTTGCGGGTGAAGCGGGCCAGCGCCGAACTGGCGCGGCTGTTTGAAGACATCGGCCGCAAGAGCGAAAAGCGGCAAGGTGACGAGGCGGGGCTTAATCCCTTTGCCGAAATCACCGACGATGACATCGATAATCTGTTTCGCTAA
- a CDS encoding GTP-binding protein encodes MSFLNYASREINCKIVYYGPGLCGKTTNLQHVYQKTAPESKGKMISLATETERTLFFDFLPLALGEVRGFKTRFHLYTVPGQVFYDASRKLILKGVDGVVFVADSQEERLDANIESLENLKDNLTEQGYDLYSLPFVMQYNKQDLPNLSPLSELRKYLNPTTVPEFRACAMSGVGVFETLKAIAKLVLMDLKRGAR; translated from the coding sequence ATGTCGTTTCTCAATTACGCCTCGCGCGAGATCAACTGCAAGATTGTCTATTACGGCCCGGGGCTCTGTGGCAAGACGACCAATCTGCAGCATGTCTATCAGAAAACCGCGCCGGAATCGAAGGGGAAGATGATCTCCCTGGCAACCGAAACCGAGCGCACCCTGTTCTTTGATTTTTTGCCGCTGGCGCTGGGCGAGGTGCGTGGCTTCAAAACGCGTTTTCACCTCTATACCGTCCCCGGTCAGGTGTTTTACGATGCTTCACGCAAGCTCATTCTCAAGGGAGTCGATGGCGTGGTCTTCGTCGCCGATTCACAGGAGGAGCGCCTTGATGCCAACATCGAAAGCCTGGAGAACCTCAAGGATAACCTGACCGAGCAGGGTTACGATCTTTACAGCCTGCCCTTTGTGATGCAGTACAACAAGCAGGACCTGCCCAATCTCTCGCCCCTTAGCGAACTGCGGAAGTATCTCAATCCGACAACTGTGCCCGAATTTCGGGCCTGTGCCATGAGCGGTGTGGGGGTGTTTGAGACCCTCAAGGCGATTGCCAAACTGGTACTGATGGATCTGAAACGGGGGGCGCGCTGA